One Anolis carolinensis isolate JA03-04 chromosome 4, rAnoCar3.1.pri, whole genome shotgun sequence DNA window includes the following coding sequences:
- the mc4r gene encoding melanocortin receptor 4, with translation MNFTYHYRVHQHLDLWNHSYRLRGGAMNRSLGKSYTSEGCYEQLFVSPEVFVTLGFVSLLENVLVIVAIAKNKNLHSPMYFFICSLAVADLLVSVSNGSETIVITLLNNTDVGSHSFTVSIDNIIDSVICSSLLASICSLLSIAVDRYFTIFYALQYHNIMTVRRVGIIITCIWAACTVSGILFIIYSDSSVVIICLISMFFTMLVLMASLYVHMFLLARLHIKKIAILPGTGPICQRANMKGAITLTILIGVFVVCWAPLFFHLLFYISCPHNPYCICFMSHFHLYLILIMCNSIIDPLIYAFRSQELRKTFKEIMCCYSLRELCDFSSKY, from the coding sequence ATGAACTTCACATACCACTACAGAGTTCATCAGCATCTTGACTTGTGGAACCACAGCTACAGGCTACGTGGTGGAGCTATGAACCGATCCCTGGGGAAGAGTTACACTTCAGAAGGATGCTACGAGCAACTTTTTGTCTCGCCGGAAGTCTTTGTTACTCTTGGCTTTGTCAGCTTGCTAGAGAATGTCCTGGTGATCGTGGCTATAGCCAAGAACAAGAATTTGCATTCCCCAATGTATTTTTTCATTTGCAGCTTAGCTGTGGCAGACTTGCTTGTGAGTGTCTCCAATGGGTCGGAAACTATCGTCATCACCCTCTTGAACAACACAGACGTGGGCAGCCACAGTTTCACAGTCAGCATTGACAATATAATTGACTCGGTGATCTGCAGCTCCTTGCTcgcctctatttgtagtctgcTCTCCATAGCTGTGGACAGGTACTTTACCATCTTCTATGCTCTCCAGTACCATAACATCATGACGGTCCGGCGCGTAGGTATCATTATCACCTGCATCTGGGCTGCTTGCACTGTTTCAGGCATCCTGTTCATCATATATTCCGACAGCAGCGTGGTCATCATTTGTCTCATCAGCATGTTCTTTACCATGCTAGTCCTCATGGCATCTCTCTATGTCCACATGTTCCTCCTGGCCCGGCTGCATATTAAAAAGATTGCCATTCTTCCAGGCACGGGACCCATCTGTCAACGGGCCAACATGAAGGGGGCAATCACTTTGACCATTTTGATTGGGGTTTTTGTGGTGTGCTGGGCCCCACTCTTCTTCCATTTGCTTTTCTACATCTCCTGCCCCCACAATCCGTACTGCATTTGCTTCATGTCACATTTTCACCTCTACCTCATCCTTATCATGTGCAATTCCATTATTGATCCACTTATTTATGCATTCCGGAGTCAAGAGCTGAGGAAAACCTTCAAAGAGATTATGTGCTGTTACAGCCTGCGAGAGCTGTGTGATTTCTCCAGCAAATACTGA